A region of the Apium graveolens cultivar Ventura chromosome 6, ASM990537v1, whole genome shotgun sequence genome:
ATCAAGTAAAAGAGTTCTAAACCTAAGAACTACATGGGACTTGATTTCTATAAATATAGGATATGTAGGCACTTTGCAAGGGTGGGAAAATATTGATTCTCACTTTATTCTACAACGATCATGTAGAAAGTGGAACAATATGCATTTTCGGGCATCTCCGCGGCCGTGTAGGACTCACTCCACCTCTCATGCCTGTAAACCTTACAAACTCAGTCCCGGAAAATGTCATATCTCTCCACTCACTCCGACAGGTGAATCTGGAGCTGCAATCACGATGCAAAATCTTAACACGAACAGATCTATACTAATACAGGAAAACCAAGAGTAAAATCAGTTATTCCAGTGATATTTAAACGGGGTACTGTTACCAAAATTCTCTCACAACGGACACGTAAATGATTGTTTATAAGTTAATTAGATGTAATGATCCCATGTGCATTAACAccaatattaattaataaaaaattatttatcacgtcactttataataatattttaatcaaTTTTATACCTCTAATATTAATCTAAAAAAATGTTTATCTGTTTAGAAAGATTTTTTTACGAAGTTTAGAAAGATCTTGAGATaaagaaattaaaaacaaaagtgACACTTTTGGACATATGTCCAAGTACATATTAATTCGATAAATTATTTGCACAGTCCCAAAGCTAACCTTTCAATATGTGAAACAGGGAAAGTCTGTATACATAAAACAAAATTAAAAGTGGagataattatatattattgGGCCTATCTTTTGGGCTAAAAGCGGTCCAATATTGACAGGCAATTCGAATATGTGGTTCTCATAGGCCTAAAGAAATCCAAAGTGGTCTATCTGGATtctcatttttaataatttaactcATACATGATACAACTTGATAGGAACTCTCTTGATTAAAAAAAACCTTGATAGGAACTCTCTGGCCCTCATATTTTTAACACTATTATTGATAACCGTTATTGAATACGAGTCATCTTAACTTGCAGATAAACCAGGCCTCATAATTTTGGTACATTTGATGCAAATATTCAATGGTTTGGAATTATAGTTGCACGAAATACGATGATGTCGAAGAATAAAAATATACATAATTTAACTTCGAGGTGTATTCAGATTAGTGTTCTAAAAAATGGAAAATGGTTTACACAATGTCCATGTGCTAAACATCAGCAAAACGCGTCAATATAGCATTTTGAGACGGTGTTAAGAGATTAATTATGCGATTTTTGATACAATCGATCAAAATCTGGAAAAATGATGTTGGTGGTCAAAATCGGGATTAATCGAGCACAAAATTAAAAAATGATCTAATTAAAGGGCAAAATTGTAAAAAATTTAACCGCTTAATAGAAAATGAAGCTAATATAAATGAGAATATTTACCTATTAAAGTGAgggtatttatatattattaatatacaaaaatattaaaattaaataagaactaaaattaatatttaaaaacaaCTTATTAATCATTTCGATTAATCTCTCCCTGACCGACTGAACGCTAGACAGTAGGGCTGTCAGacggataattcggatacggaCCTGCCTATATCTAAATCCGGATCTGAATCCAAAAATTCATATCTGTGTCCGTATCCGAATCtgaaaatatttaaagaataatatctgAATCCGGATCCAACGGATACtatccggatccgaatccgattttcaatcaaattttttgtttttatattaataattggaaaaaattagtaaaaatttaaaaaatcatttttaaaaattaaaataagattcaaaatgatttaatcatattttaattttttaaaaaattaattttatatatcttttcaatataattgttatctttaaatttttgaactcaattgatttttttatatatgtctataaaatttgtataaacataatatttaatatatatatatatatattcggaTTGGGATATTATTAGATACGAatatgcctatatccgtatcTGTATTCGTAATTGTCagattcgaatacggataatatccgctttgttttggatacggataatatccgctatatttcggatacgaatgcgattttttcggacgaatatcagatttttcgaatttttttgacagccctaCTACACAGTACCACAAGTGCCCTAATTCATCTAGCAATTTTTATAACATATATTGGATAGAACATCTAAAACGGTGATAACAAAAATGTTAATTAACTTACAATAAAATAACGAATATGTAGATTTTTTATGTAAGAGAAAGAATATACATATGCGCCCAAGATATTATATTATGTATAATAAGATATGTAGAATTATATTTAAGAATTTTTCTACTTCAACAAATATAGCCTAGCCATGTAAAtgcaattatttatatatttttgcTAATGGTTAACATATTGGAGtgcttaaatttatttttttgaaagaaAGGAAATTTCTATTAAACTGAAGAATCTCGCAGAACAGCCTCTTCCAAACAAGAAGGGAGAGACAGAAAATCAGAATGGCAATTAACTAAATAGGGTAAACGAGCAAATTCATGAGCTACCCTATTAGCATGATTCCAAACAAAGTGAATAGAAGTGTTGAATAATTCCCTCAGGAGCGTCTTACATTACTGGACCACTTCTCCCTGTTCCAACAAATTTCTTAACGTGCTTTTCAGACCAAGAACTACCAACATAGAGTATGTTTCCACTTCCATTTGTTGCCCAGCCATGCCTTTTGACTTGACCCACGAAAGGGCTTCCCTAACCCCCACCACTTCTGCTTCAAAAACTGTGGTAGTAGAAGGAAAACACATAGTTCTACCAGCTACAAAAGCTCCATTACTATCCCGTAAAACCATACCCAGTGAGAAGTTCTCCATGGCAGAGCGAAAAGAAGCATCAACATTAATTTTCAACACAACGTTCGCAGGCATCTTCCATTTAGCAGGATATTTTAATGGCTGCTGAGAATTACAACttgaaatatttttaaacctGGCTCGAGCTGATCTCCACTCAGAAACATGATAGAAGCTGTTGTCCATGGCTACAACTGCTGAAACAGATTTCCCCTCCCAAACTCGCTTATTTCTCCACGTCCAGGTGCCCCCAAAGAACCGTGCAAATCTTAGTGCTCTCCTCTATGTTACCATTAGCCAGCATGTCAAGAAGCCAGACTGAGGCATCTTCAACTTGACTCATATTGAGAACCAGCCCTGCATAATGCCAACATTGATTAGCAAAGGGGCAATCAAAAAAGACATGCAAGAGATGCTCAATGCCCATATTACACATTGGACACATAGATGACACTTGAATACCTTTAAGACGGAGTCTTCAACGCGTAGGGATTGTGTTCTTACAGACTCTCCAAGCAAAAATCTTAATTTTATTTGGAATGAACAACGACCATAGTCTCTTCCACCCAGCAGAGGGAGTAATATTGTGTGCATTGTTTTGAAGATTAATCCAGTGTTTATACCCCTCTTTGGCCGTGTATACCCCTGAAGTGGAACCAGCCCACACAACCCGATCCTCAATGTCGGTACAAGGGAGAGGAATAGAGATAATAGCTCTAGCGTCTTCGAGTGAGAAATTCTTAAAAACTTGGGGAGCCAACCAACTCTTCGTACTAGCATCTATGTAGGTTGAGACCTTCTCAGTCCTGCCAGCATAACTGTGATCATTCACCACATGGTAATCTTTCTTTCCCCGTATCCATTGATCTTTTGTTGCGTGTATGCTTTCCCTGTTTCCAACTACCCATCGGAACCCCGAGCGAAGAGAATTCATGGAAAAAAACCAAACCTTGCCAAATATAGCTCGGATTACGACCTTTTTGAGCTTCAAACATGCTTGAAGTCGAGAAATAATGAGCTTTGAACAACCTAGAAACCAAAGAACCAGGGTTATTCATCATATTCCAACAGTGTTTTCCTAAAAATGCAATATTAAAGCCATGAAGACTTCTGAAACCCAAACCACCTTGAGCTTTCGGGCCAGTTATAGCACCCCAAGCCAATCAATTAAGACCTTTACCACTATCCCCACTCGATCTCCACCAATATTTATTATACATAACTTCGAGATCCTGAAATAAAGACTTTGGCAGAAGGAAGCAAGACATGGTATACGCTGGAATTGCTTGTGCTATATTTTTAATGAGAACAGATTTGCCAGCCCTGGAAACTGGTTTCTTGTACCAACCTTGAATTCGTTTACTAGCTCTCTCCTTCAGATAACCAAAAACTCTAGTTTTTGATCTGCCCACCAGCGAAGGAAGACCCAATTAATTCGATCCTTCAATGCTATTATGAACACCCAGAATATTAGACAGCTCATGTCGCTCCTAATCTCGAATCTTGGCACTAAAAAATATGTCGGACTTCTGGTAATTAACTGGTTGACCTGAACATCTTTCATAATTTTCCAGAATTGATTTAATCGCGTAAGCTTCCGTTGCAGTTACTCGAAAGAATAAGAAACTATCATCCGGAAATAGTAAATGTGAAATTGAGGGGGTTGTGGGAGAAATTTGACTGCCATGAATTGTTCCACTATGCACAGCATGATCAAGATCATTAGAATTGCCTTCCACACAAAGTAAAAAAAGGTACGGAGAAAGGGGATCCCCTTGACGAAGCCCTCGCTTTGGGATGACAGGATCGACCGAAGAACCATTAATGCAAAACTGGTATGACACTGTTTTGACACATAGCAACATCCAATCAATCCATTTTTGAGAGAAATTCATAGTACGTAACCTATGCTCCAGATAAGACCAGCTGACACGGTCATAAGCTTTGCTTATGTCCAGCTTGAGAGCGATCTCACCTTCACTTCCCCTTTTTTAAGTCTAAGATGATAAATAAGTTCAAAGGCCACCAACACATTATCAGTTATACTACGACCTTGCACAAAAGTAGACTGATTTTCCGAGATGATATTGGGAAAAAACTTTTTGATTCGATTTTCCAATACCTTTGCCATAATTTTGTACAACACATTGCAGAGAGCGATTGGATGGAGATCCTTCATATTGTCGGGATTTTCCTTTTTTGGGATTAGCACCATGTTCGAACTATTTAAGTCATAAGGAAAAGAAACATTATCCAACCATTGCTTACAACAATCGTATACTTCTTGACCCATCACACTCCAAAAAGATTGATAAAAAGCCGGATTCAAACTGTCCGGGCTCGATGATTTGTCAGGATGCATCTATTTTATGGCTTCTGAGAATTCCTCGAATTATAACTCACCACACAACATCAAATTTTCCTCATCTGATACTTATCTAGGACTATCATAACTATCAGCCCCATCCTCAACGATATCACCTGCAAAAAGATTCAAAAAGTACTGATGAACTATTTGACATATTTCATCAGTGTTCTCAACACGATCACCATTATCATTCTTCAAATAAACAATGTGATTAGATTTCTTTCTTATTGAAGCACTAGTGTGAAAAAATCTCGTATTATCATCCCCCTCTGCTAGCCAAAAAAGCTTTGCTCGTTGCTTTCAATACACTTCCTCCTGATAGAACAGATTATTCAATTCCTCCTTTGCCTCAAGATAAGCTTGCATACTATCATCATCCGTGTTATTAACCAGAGACTCCATAACATCCTTATGGGCTTTGATTTTCTCCTCAAACTTATGAAAGAATGTCCTCCCCCACCTAGCCATATAAGCTGAAACCTCCTCGAGATTGGGAATTAAATGAGCAACTGGCATACTCCTCCAAAACTCCTTCACCTCTGAAATGAAATTTGGCTCCTTCAACCAAATATTTTTGAATCTAAACCTGAAGCTCCTCCTCGATATATCCACTTTCAGAAAATCTAAGACTATAGGATCATGATCAGACCTTGGGGTTTGAACAACCTTCAAATGACAGAGTGGAAATTTAGACCACCAACTTTGAGAGGCAAAAGCTCGATCAAGACGTTCTCTAAGCCAACTCGAGATTCCTCTACTTCTTTTCCAAGTATAATTCTCGCCATTAAGGTCAAGTTCGATGAGATGACAATCTTCTATAGTGTTGTGAAAACATTAAATAAAGACTGAGGGTGCTCAAACCGACCTTGCTTGTTTGAAGCGTACAGAAGGTCTTTAAAGTCACCCACTATGCACCACAGGAGAGTTGAAAGAGAAGCTAGATGACGAATAAACTGCCAAGAATCACGATGACGTTTCCTCTCTGGGAATCCGTAAAAACACGTAAGCATCCACACATGAGTACCATTCTCCACAACACTAAAATCAATATGGTTCCTCGAGTATCCTTTGATATCACCATGAAAGTTATTTTTCCACAAAATAGccagactgtaataaccccaatttttggaaaattttgaatcccggatgaatagtaacttttgctgacaatgctgattaagaaaaattatcagaccatgttatataggagtactgttatggaaattctaagatcgtattagtattccataaagtaaatgagtgtatgtaaaggtcattagaattcggatccggacattttctttttttcccgaaaatccatcagatacggaaagaattgagtataaggtaacgtgataaaaatgatttaaattcaaggattttaagagaggatcataaaaaggaatataaaatattgagaaaggtttaggggaacccaagtaataagatcccgggtatgatccctcaaatgataaacgagaacgaaagttaagcgatcgtataacagataagcggtcattagccaagtaattaggggttaatcaaagaggttagtggatgatgatgtcatgacaccatcaagaagaagacaagtgtaacaagatgacctaagcttgatgacctaagcatgacaagtgggaaggattggttggttgattgtgagccacacatttttcaccatggtaaaaatttaatttatttccaagacaaaaggaagcaaccaaccaacaaatatcataacacaaatacaaattgaaagttgactttcccatttcaagaagaaagctctcggctaaaacaaacccagcaacttcaaactgccatatctccttcaatactcactcaaatgttgtgttctatagctcgttggaaagttattgagatggcctacaactcttgttcacaagtctcttccaaataagcatggtaagaccctcatttttacagttctttaaatcggacttttagaaacttcaaagcctaactttgtgttcttgatttctttggaaagatcaagcttgtaggaggctccataaggcttcctagtaactttccaacctccaataaaggtataaaccttcacaccctttagtaataagtttgaatgttgaagtttggagatggtttggatggatgagtagtaatttgaatgataagcatgattcgagcttaattgttaagtagtttagttgaatttggagatgttataatatatgattgatgtaacacccccagatccggggtcggggatccgggtcgtcacggtctttctttccacaatatcacttcacttaattaataataataaccttaagctgtgaccccacactaacacacaccacaacccgttatagtctcagagatgaaattcaaataagtacaagtctttgaatccacaatttaaaagttattacaacccaaaatgattacttgataaatttacagttaattgccattatctgccac
Encoded here:
- the LOC141665255 gene encoding uncharacterized protein LOC141665255, with the protein product MVLIPKKENPDNMKDLHPIALCNVLYKIMAKVLENRIKKFFPNIISENQSTFVQGRSITDNVLVAFELIYHLRLKKGEVKFCINGSSVDPVIPKRGLRQGDPLSPYLFLLCVEGNSNDLDHAVHSGTIHGSQISPTTPSISHLLFPDDSFLFFRVTATEAYAIKSILENYERCSGCSKLIISRLQACLKLKKVVIRAIFGKVWFFSMNSLRSGFRWVVGNRESIHATKDQWIRGKKDYHVVNDHSYAGRTEKVSTYIDASTKSWLAPQVFKNFSLEDARAIISIPLPCTDIEDRVVWAGSTSGVYTAKEGYKHWINLQNNAHNITPSAGWKRLWSLFIPNKIKIFAWRVWLVLNMSQVEDASVWLLDMLANGNIEESTKICTVLWGHLDVEK